In Verrucomicrobiota bacterium, the sequence GCCCGCACCTGGAGGATTGCGAGATTCATCCGCTCGGAGAAGGCCGCTGGCAAGTCACGCTGCGGAACAAAGACCAGGGCATCGCCCCTGGCCAGTCGGCCATCTTCTACGAAGGCGACATCTGCCTGGGCGGCGGCGTGATTGAATGAAGTTCGCGATTAGATCAATTCCAAATTGCCAGCCTCAATCTTGACCGCGGCAGCCTGGCGAATGAAATCGAGGCGGAGCACAACCAGCACCTGGCCGGACCGTTTTTCGACAAAACCTTCCATGCCTCGCAACGGGCCGGATTTGACCTTCACCCGGGATCCTTCCGTGATGTGGGGCGCCAGGCACACTTCCAGGTTGGTGTCCAGCGCGCGGAGAATGTCGCCGAGTTGCTCGGCAAAGGTCTTTTGATCGGGCACGTCGAGGAGATTGGCCACGTAATCGCTCTGATAGACTTTCCGGGAATGATTCGGCAGAAGTTTGAGAAAGACGTAGCCGGGAAAAAGCGGTTTCTCGAAAGTCACGGTCTTCCCGCGATACTTTCGGACGTGGCGGAACAGCGGGAGGGTGACGTCGAATCCTTCCCGTTGGCAATATTGCGTGAGTTTCTTCTCACAACGCGGTCTCGTGTGAGCGACGTACCAGAGGACTTCTTCTGACATGGGCTGCAATTGAAATTAGGGCGCGGACTCTTGTTCCGATTGGACGCGCGGGCCGAAAACGTGGCAAAGCACAGAGTTGAACGCAAGCGCGAAAAGGACTTCTTGGCGCCCCAGTTAACGACGGTGGAGCGACGCTCCTGCGGAGCTTCTCTTCAATGACATCGGCTCGGCAGGAGCGATCCCCATGAGGGGATACCTTTCTTGCGCCCTGAAAGCCAGCTTTCGAGCGACGAGCACCTCCAATCTGTCCTCGGTGATCACAGCACGCGCCGCAAAGGTGAGCAACCGTGATCATGTCGGTCTTGAGGGCTGTCACGGCTGATTCAAGAATCGCGCGCAAGATAGGAGTAGGGATGACACACGAGCGTCACCCCTCCCTCCGAACCGGACGGGCGGATTTCCCGCATCCGGCTCTCCGGTTGATGGGGTCTCGACGAGAGAGAGCGCACCTTTCGTGCGGTCTCCAAGGCCGCCTTCCGTTCAACAGTCTCAACCAACTCATCGCTTGGCTGACTCCCCTGCGGCACAGCCCGCGCAGG encodes:
- a CDS encoding antitermination protein NusG, translated to MSEEVLWYVAHTRPRCEKKLTQYCQREGFDVTLPLFRHVRKYRGKTVTFEKPLFPGYVFLKLLPNHSRKVYQSDYVANLLDVPDQKTFAEQLGDILRALDTNLEVCLAPHITEGSRVKVKSGPLRGMEGFVEKRSGQVLVVLRLDFIRQAAAVKIEAGNLELI